The sequence ACCAGCCGCCCGGGGAGCCACTGCCGGACCAGGAGCTTCGCCGCGCGGTCCGCTCGGAGCAGGGCGGGCGCGCCGCCGGTGGCGACCCACGGGTCCAGCCACCGCTCGTGCGCGTCGATCTCCCGCGCCAGGTGGTGGTCGGCTCCGTCGCCCGCCTTCACCAGCAGGCGCCGCCCGTCGTGCTCGACCTCCAGCACCGTCGTGCCGACGAGCCCCCAGGAGTGGTCCTTCACCACGACGAGCCCCGGGGCCCACTCGTCCAGCAGCCGCAGCTGGCGGTCGTCGAGGCGGGTTCCGACCGGGCGCACCCGCCGATCGTAGGGTGCGCCCGGCCGGCCGGTCAGGGGGTGTAGACCGAGGGCCGCGCCGGCGGGGTGAAGCCGTCGCCCAGGAAGAAGCCGGTGTGCGGCGGCTGGTTGTACGCGGTGTTCTGCCACGCGATCGCCACGCGGTACGTCTGGTCGTGCAGCAGCGTGGTCAGCCGCAGGCTCGTCGGGATCGGCGTCGCGTAGATCCTCAGGGCCGAGTCGTCGCTCGTCGGCCAGACGACCTCCTCCCGCCAGTCCCCCAGCAGGTCACCGGACAGCGACGGGGTGGACTTGGTCCCGTTGTTGGAGTGCACCCCGGACGCCGTCAGGAGCCGGGCGTCGCCGCCCGTGCCGTACTTGTCGATCCTGGTGCCGTCGAGCAGCTCCCGGACCGGGTCGCCGTCCCACCAGGCCAGGAAGTTGGTCGACGACGGCTTGCGTCCCACGCCCACGCCGGAGGTGTTCAGGAGCTGGGAGTCGGACGACGACCACGACTCCGCGCCCGGCGAGCCCGCCCACACGTCGTCGGACACCCCACGCCCGTTGTCCCCCTTCGCGGCCGTGCGCCACAGGATCTGACCGGTACGCGCGTCCGCCATCCAGGAGTCCGGCTGGTTCGCGGACTCGGTGACCTTGTAGTACTCGAGGCCGGGCCGGCTCGGGATCAGGTCGCCCAGGTGCCCCGCGTCGCCGTGGCCCGTGCGGGTGTTCCACAGGACCCGGCCGTCGTCGTCGATCGCGGCCGCGCCGTAGACGATCTCCTGGCGGCCGTCCGCGTCGACGTCGGCGATCGCGAGCGAGTGGTTGCCCTGGCCCGCCACCGCCGAGTTCCCGGAGGTCGAGCTGTTCGAGTCGAAGGTCCAGCGCCGCGTCAGCGTCCCGTTGCGGTAGTCCCACGCCACGACGACCGCGCGCGTGTAGTAGCCGCGCGCCATGATGATCGACGGCCGCACGCCGTCCAGGTACGCGGTGCCGGCCAGGAAGCGGTCCACGCGGTTGCCGTAGCTGTCGCCCCAGCTCGAGACCGTGCCGCGGGGCGGGACGTAGCTCGTCGTCGCGCCGACCGAGCCGTCGCGGCCCTCGAAGACCGTGAAGTACTCCGGGCCCGCCAGCACGTAGCCGGAGGAGTTGCGGTGGTCGGCGTTCGCGTCGCCGATCACCTGGCCCGTGCCGGAGCGGGTGCCGTCGGCCGTCTTGACCGCGACCTCGGCGCCGCCGTCCCCGTCGAAGTCGTACACCTGGAACTGCGTGTAGTGCGCGCCCGCCCGGATGTTGCGGCCCAGGTCGATGCGCCACAGGCGGGTCCCGTCGAGCCGGTAGCCGTCGAGG is a genomic window of Cellulomonas fulva containing:
- a CDS encoding rhamnogalacturonan lyase family protein, which gives rise to MRRSTRTTDPIPTAPRTGERRRRGGSSPRAGTGAAIAGVAVGGLLVGGVALAPAATAAAGCAATYTVASQWGGGFAADVRVTNLGDAVTGWTVSWRFADGQTVNQAWNASVTQSGSQVTARNVDWNASLGTGGSAGFGFIGASGTSNTVPTSIALNGTTCTGAVSPSSSPTASPTTTPTPTPTPTPTTQPTPTPTPTTTAPPAGAWQAERLDRGVISVRSGSGNLVQWRLLGTDPAGVGFHVYRDGTRITSSPLTTATSYLDNGASASARYTVRAVVNGTEQAASAASLTFANGYLDVPISKPGAAYTANDASVGDLDGDGDLDIVLKWDPTNAKDNSQSGVTGNVYLDGYRLDGTRLWRIDLGRNIRAGAHYTQFQVYDFDGDGGAEVAVKTADGTRSGTGQVIGDANADHRNSSGYVLAGPEYFTVFEGRDGSVGATTSYVPPRGTVSSWGDSYGNRVDRFLAGTAYLDGVRPSIIMARGYYTRAVVVAWDYRNGTLTRRWTFDSNSSTSGNSAVAGQGNHSLAIADVDADGRQEIVYGAAAIDDDGRVLWNTRTGHGDAGHLGDLIPSRPGLEYYKVTESANQPDSWMADARTGQILWRTAAKGDNGRGVSDDVWAGSPGAESWSSSDSQLLNTSGVGVGRKPSSTNFLAWWDGDPVRELLDGTRIDKYGTGGDARLLTASGVHSNNGTKSTPSLSGDLLGDWREEVVWPTSDDSALRIYATPIPTSLRLTTLLHDQTYRVAIAWQNTAYNQPPHTGFFLGDGFTPPARPSVYTP